The genomic DNA TAAGGAGTTAACCCATATCTTAACTGGACAATTTCTCTTTCTCTAGGAGTAAGAATTTTGTTTAGTTGTTCGTAAAGTTTTCCAACTTGAACTTTTAGTTCAACTTCATCAAGAACATAGTTAGCCTCTGTACCAAGTATATCTAAAAGACTTATTTCATTACCTTCTTTATCTGTTCCGATAGGGTCTTGTAGAGATACTTGAGTTTTATTTTTTTTGTTAGATCTAATATTCATTAAAATCTCATTTTCAATACATCTAGAAGCATATGTTGCTAATCGAGTTCCTTTATCTATGTTATAAGTTTCTATAGCTTTAATTAATCCTATTGTACCTATGGATATTAAATCATCCTGATCTTCCGTTGAATTATTATATTTCTTTGCT from Clostridioides difficile ATCC 9689 = DSM 1296 includes the following:
- the sigK gene encoding RNA polymerase sporulation sigma factor SigK, translating into MAALKSFEKPLTPEEEIEYLTKFKIENDKSAKDTLIERNMRLVAYIAKKYNNSTEDQDDLISIGTIGLIKAIETYNIDKGTRLATYASRCIENEILMNIRSNKKNKTQVSLQDPIGTDKEGNEISLLDILGTEANYVLDEVELKVQVGKLYEQLNKILTPREREIVQLRYGLTPYGYKTQREIAQKLDISRSYVSRIEKKALKKLEKELVQES